The Streptomyces rimosus genomic interval ACGCGGCCTCGCTCGGCCTGGGCGTCACGGCCCTGGTCGGCATCTCCCTCTCGGACGCCGCCGACCACGAGGACGTGGCCATGCGGCTGCGCGACCTCGCGGAGATCGAGGACGCCTGGTTCATCGCGGGCGACGACTCGTACATGCTCAAGGTCCGGGTCAGCGACGTGGACGGCCTGGAGCGCACCATCCGCAGGCTCTCCGGGACCAAGGGCGTCTCCCGTACGCGTACCACCATCGTGCTC includes:
- a CDS encoding Lrp/AsnC family transcriptional regulator, with product MDAVDRQLIQALRENGRASYAELGRLVGLSGPSVTDRINRLEAAGVITGYRATVDAASLGLGVTALVGISLSDAADHEDVAMRLRDLAEIEDAWFIAGDDSYMLKVRVSDVDGLERTIRRLSGTKGVSRTRTTIVLSTKWENRVGELPEDA